A window of the Acidimicrobiales bacterium genome harbors these coding sequences:
- the gatB gene encoding Asp-tRNA(Asn)/Glu-tRNA(Gln) amidotransferase subunit GatB, which yields MSDATTVSPEKAEANPGLGHPADAEWETVIGLEVHAELHTETKLFCGAPNRFGGEPNTSIDPVSLGLPGTLPVLNRKAVELAIRVGLALNCTVQPSTFARKNYFYPDMPKDFQISQYEDPINIDGWLELPDGRRVGIERAHIEEDTGKSTHVGGGGRLHGSGYSLVDYNRAGVPLIEIVGRPDLRNADDARAYVSELRAVLVAIGASDGKMEEGSMRVDCNVSVRPMGEERLGTRCEIKNVNSLRSLARAIEYESQRQIDLLASGVPISQETRHWNEDDGRTHTLRSKEEATDYRYFPEPDLVTLAPSAEWIEEIRAALPVLPAQRRHALAEAAGIAPTEAALLVEREQDEFALAAIAAGASPDGVVKHLENNLADGVGEMSAETFAALSAMETSGELSATQAKTVLAELVASGGDPKSVAAAHGFEAMDTSELEGILDGIIAENAEEWERFCTGDEGDQKKMQGFFTGQIMRATKGQADGKVVAQLLGRRRSG from the coding sequence ATGAGCGACGCCACGACCGTTTCACCCGAGAAGGCCGAAGCGAACCCCGGGCTCGGCCATCCCGCCGACGCCGAGTGGGAGACCGTCATCGGTCTCGAGGTCCATGCGGAGTTGCACACCGAGACCAAGTTGTTCTGCGGTGCACCCAACCGTTTCGGCGGCGAGCCGAACACGAGCATCGACCCGGTGTCGCTCGGTCTGCCGGGGACCCTGCCGGTGTTGAACCGCAAGGCCGTGGAACTGGCCATCCGGGTCGGTCTCGCTCTGAACTGCACCGTCCAGCCGTCCACCTTCGCCCGGAAGAACTACTTCTACCCGGACATGCCGAAGGACTTCCAGATCTCCCAGTACGAGGATCCGATCAACATCGACGGGTGGCTGGAACTGCCCGACGGGCGACGCGTCGGTATCGAACGGGCCCACATCGAAGAGGACACGGGCAAGTCCACCCACGTCGGCGGCGGCGGTCGCCTGCACGGCTCGGGATACTCGCTCGTGGACTACAACCGCGCAGGTGTGCCCCTGATCGAGATCGTCGGTCGGCCCGATCTGCGCAACGCGGACGACGCCCGGGCCTACGTTTCGGAGCTGCGGGCCGTCCTCGTGGCCATCGGCGCGTCGGACGGGAAGATGGAAGAGGGTTCGATGCGCGTCGACTGCAACGTGTCGGTGCGCCCGATGGGCGAGGAACGCCTCGGGACCCGCTGCGAGATCAAGAACGTGAACTCGCTGCGTTCACTGGCGCGGGCCATCGAGTACGAATCGCAGCGCCAGATCGACCTGCTCGCCTCTGGGGTTCCGATCTCCCAGGAGACCCGCCACTGGAACGAGGACGACGGCCGGACCCACACGTTGCGGTCCAAGGAGGAGGCCACCGACTACCGGTACTTCCCCGAGCCGGACCTGGTGACGCTGGCGCCGTCGGCGGAGTGGATCGAGGAGATCCGGGCGGCGCTGCCCGTCCTGCCGGCTCAGCGTCGCCACGCTCTGGCCGAGGCTGCGGGGATCGCACCGACTGAGGCGGCGCTGCTGGTGGAGCGCGAGCAGGACGAGTTCGCTCTGGCCGCGATCGCCGCGGGCGCATCGCCCGACGGAGTCGTGAAGCACCTGGAGAACAACCTCGCCGACGGGGTGGGGGAGATGTCCGCCGAGACGTTCGCTGCACTGTCGGCGATGGAGACGTCCGGTGAGTTGTCGGCCACGCAGGCCAAGACCGTGCTGGCCGAGCTGGTGGCGTCGGGCGGTGACCCGAAGTCCGTCGCCGCTGCCCACGGTTTCGAGGCGATGGACACCTCCGAGCTGGAGGGGATCCTCGACGGGATCATCGCGGAGAACGCCGAGGAGTGGGAGCGTTTCTGCACCGGCGACGAGGGCGACCAGAAGAAGATGCAGGGTTTCTTCACCGGCCAGATCATGCGGGCCACGAAGGGTCAGGCCGACGGCAAGGTGGTCGCCCAACTGCTCGGACGGCGCCGCTCCGGCTGA
- the gatA gene encoding Asp-tRNA(Asn)/Glu-tRNA(Gln) amidotransferase subunit GatA, producing the protein MTGASADEMSAHQIAAAVRAGERSAVEVLDGYLQAIEAREGEIHAFNLVTADAAREAAAAVDAAVAAGDEVGPLAGVPIALKDNLCTRGLPTTCSSKILDGWKPPYDATVVTRLAAAGAVAVGKTNLDEFAMGSSTENSAFGPTRNPHDPTRVPGGSSGGSAAAVAAGFAPLSLGSDTGGSIRQPASLCGVVGVKPTYGAVSRYGLIAFASSLDQIGPFARTVSDAALLLEVIGGHDPADSTSIPEPVGDLVGAVGGGVAGLRVGVVRELMVEGIAPDVAARVNAAADALAAAGATVDEVSVPACVYGLSAYYLIAPAEASSNLARYDGVRYGMRVDADNVAAMNEATRTAGFGDEVKRRIMLGTFALSAGYYDAYYGKALKVRTLILRDMAAAYDDFDVLLSPTAPTTAFELGAKADDPMSMYLSDVCTIPSNLAGHPAMSVPFGAGDDGLPIGVQIMAPALGETTMFRVAGALEAAAGGEG; encoded by the coding sequence GTGACCGGCGCGTCCGCCGACGAGATGTCCGCCCACCAGATCGCCGCCGCCGTGCGGGCGGGGGAGCGTTCGGCCGTGGAGGTGCTCGACGGGTATCTGCAGGCGATCGAGGCCCGCGAGGGTGAGATCCACGCGTTCAACCTGGTCACCGCCGACGCCGCCCGTGAGGCCGCCGCGGCGGTGGACGCCGCCGTCGCCGCCGGAGATGAGGTCGGCCCGCTCGCCGGCGTACCGATCGCCCTGAAGGACAACCTGTGCACCCGGGGACTGCCCACGACGTGCTCGTCGAAAATCCTCGACGGCTGGAAGCCCCCGTATGACGCGACGGTAGTGACGCGACTCGCCGCAGCCGGCGCCGTCGCCGTCGGCAAGACGAACCTCGATGAGTTCGCCATGGGCTCGTCCACCGAGAACTCGGCCTTCGGGCCCACCCGCAACCCCCACGATCCCACCCGGGTCCCTGGCGGGTCCTCGGGCGGTTCCGCCGCAGCTGTCGCCGCCGGGTTCGCCCCGCTGTCGCTCGGTTCCGACACCGGCGGGTCCATCCGTCAGCCCGCATCCCTCTGCGGCGTGGTCGGGGTCAAACCGACGTACGGCGCGGTCTCCCGCTACGGCCTGATCGCCTTCGCCTCGTCGCTGGATCAGATCGGCCCGTTCGCCCGCACGGTCTCGGACGCGGCCCTGCTGCTCGAGGTGATCGGCGGTCACGACCCGGCCGACTCGACCTCGATCCCCGAGCCCGTCGGCGATCTCGTCGGCGCCGTCGGTGGGGGTGTCGCGGGCCTGCGGGTCGGTGTCGTGCGCGAGTTGATGGTCGAGGGCATCGCCCCCGACGTCGCGGCCCGCGTGAATGCGGCGGCCGATGCGCTGGCCGCGGCGGGCGCCACGGTGGACGAAGTGTCCGTGCCCGCCTGCGTCTACGGGCTGTCCGCGTACTACCTGATCGCCCCGGCGGAGGCGTCCTCCAACCTCGCCCGCTACGACGGCGTGCGCTACGGGATGCGCGTCGATGCCGACAACGTGGCAGCGATGAACGAGGCGACGAGGACCGCCGGCTTCGGCGACGAGGTGAAGCGCCGGATCATGCTCGGCACCTTCGCCCTGTCCGCCGGTTACTACGACGCCTACTACGGCAAGGCGTTGAAGGTCCGCACGTTGATCCTGCGTGACATGGCCGCCGCCTACGACGACTTCGACGTCCTGTTGTCGCCCACCGCGCCCACCACGGCGTTCGAACTGGGAGCGAAGGCCGACGACCCGATGTCGATGTACCTGTCGGACGTGTGCACGATCCCGTCGAACCTGGCGGGGCACCCGGCCATGTCGGTGCCGTTCGGCGCCGGAGACGACGGGTTGCCGATCGGCGTGCAGATCATGGCGCCGGCTCTCGGTGAAACGACGATGTTCCGTGTGGCCGGTGCCCTGGAGGCCGCGGCCGGAGGTGAGGGCTGA
- the gatC gene encoding Asp-tRNA(Asn)/Glu-tRNA(Gln) amidotransferase subunit GatC: MSERISRDDVAHVARLARLALTDDELDRFTGQLDAVLDHARDVEALDLDDVEPTSHPYRLVNVMRDDVVNSSVDRAEVLAAAPAAEDHQFRVPSILGEAP, from the coding sequence ATGTCCGAGCGAATCTCCCGCGATGACGTCGCGCACGTGGCCCGACTGGCCCGCCTGGCGTTGACCGACGACGAACTGGACCGGTTCACCGGCCAACTCGACGCCGTCCTCGACCATGCACGCGACGTCGAGGCCCTCGATCTCGACGATGTCGAACCGACGTCGCACCCGTACCGACTCGTCAACGTGATGCGCGACGACGTGGTGAACTCGTCCGTGGACCGCGCCGAGGTCCTCGCCGCGGCCCCCGCAGCCGAGGACCACCAGTTCCGTGTCCCGTCGATCCTGGGCGAGGCGCCGTGA